The window TATTACTCCATCCACTGAAGTGGCTGAAACGCTGGCTCGTGAACTTCCGAAAGTGGGAGGATCATTTGTTCAGATGGAAGATGAAATAGCATCTGCTGGAGCAATTATCGGAGGTTCCTGGGGGGGAGCCAAATCAATGACCGCAACCTCAGGTCCAGGCATATCATTAATGCAGGAAAATATCGGTTATGCATTCATTACCGAAACCCCGATTGTCGTAGTTGACGTTCAGAGGGGTTCACCTTCAACAGGACAGCCTACAATGGCCGCCCAGGGAGACATGATGCAGGCACGCTGGGGGTCCCATGGAGATTACGAACCTATAGCATTATCTCCGTCAAGCGTTCAGGAATTCTTTGATTTCACAATAAAGGCATTCAACCTGGCTGAAGAGTACAGGACACCAGTATTCGTAATGGCCGATGAAATCATCGGACACATGAGGGAAAAGATTACGGTTGAAGACGAAATTGAAATTGTCGCAAGGAAAATGCCTGAAGACAAGGATAATTATTTGCCGTTTAAAAACGTTGAAAACGGCACAAATCCGATGCCGGCATTCGGTCAGGGATTCAATATTCACGTTACCGGTTTGACTCACGATGAAAGAGGTTATCCTGATACAAACGACCCTGAAACTCATCATAACTTAGTTCAAAGGCTATGTGATAAGATTTTAAACAACAGGGACAAGATCTGCTCCGTTCAGTCCGAAAGCTGTGAGGATGCAGACGTCATTATCTTATCATATGGAGCTCCTGTAAGGTCAGCTGTTGAAGCCGTTCAAAAGGCAAGAGCAGAAGGCAAAAAGCTCGGATACATCAAGCTTGACACTCCATGGCCTTTCCCTGAAGAGCAGGTAAGAGAACTGGCATCAAACGCATCCGACGTTTATGTCGTTGAATTGAACCTGGGCCAGATGTATTATGAAGTCGAGCGTGTACTTGACTCTAACGTTAACGTTCACCTGATAGGAAAAATAGGTGGCCCGATGCCTACTCCTGATGAAATATTATCAAGAATCGACGAAATGGGAGGAAATTAAATGTCAGCTGAAAATAAATTCACTCCATACATGAGAAAAGACAGATTGCCTCATATATTCTGTCCTGGATGTGGAAACGGAGCTATCATGAACGCTTTTCTAAGGGCAATGGAAAAGGCTGAAATGGACTTCGACAATATCGCAATGGTTTCTGGTATCGGATGTTCATCAAGGATTCCGGGATATATGAACTGTGATTCCCTTCACACAACTCACGGAAGAGCGCTGAGCTTCGCTACAGGTTTGAAAACTGCAAACAAGAATTTGGATGTAGTGGTTTTCACCGGTGACGGTGACTGCGCATCAATCGGAGGTAACCACCTGATTCATGCGGCCAGAAGAAACATCAATCTGACCGTTATCTGTATCAACAATAACATTTATGGTATGACTGGTGGTCAAATCAGTCCTACTTCACCTAAAGGCAGTTTTGGAACTACCGCTCCATACGGAAACATGGACGCTCCGTTCAATTTAGCCGAACTTGTTGCGGCAGCCGGAGCAAGCTATTCCGCAAGATGGACGACAATCCAAATCGAAAGCCTGGTAACCGCAATCAAAGACGGTCTTAAAAATCCTGGTTTCTCATTCATTGAGGTTGCAACCCAATGTCCGACCTATTACGGCCGTAAAAACAAGCTCAGAACTCCAACAGCAATGGCTGTAACGTTAAAGATGAATACTGTATTCAAATCAGCCGCTGAAAGGATGAGGCCACAGGAATTGGAAGGAAAGATTGTCGTTGGAGAATTCGCCAACAGGCAAAAGGACGAGTTTACCGAAAACATTGAAAGAATAAGCATTGAAAAATTCGGTAAGAAAACTTTAATTAATTCAGCATATGAAGAGGAGTTATAATGAGAAGCGAAATTAGAATCGGCGGATTCGGAGGTCAGGGAGTAATCCTTGCAGGAATTATTTTGGGTAAGGCCGCAAGTATCTTTGATAAGAATGAAGCCGTTCAAACTCAATCCTACGGTCCTGAAGCTCGTGGAGGAGCTTCCAAATGTGAAGTTGTCGTAAGCGATGCGAAAATCGAATATCCTAAAGTTCAGAGTCCGGACATTTTAGTTGCAATGTCCAACGAAGCGTTAATCAAGTATATCGTTGACTTAAAGGATGAGGGTACATTAATCGTCGATCCGGGAACAACCGACATTGAGGACGTACGTGAATTCATCGACGAACATAACATTAAGGTTTATGAAGCTCCCGCCACAAAGACGGCTAACGATGAAATCGGTCTTAAAATCGTAGCCAATATCGTTATGGTAGGAGCCATTACAAAAATTACTGGAATTATATCTCAGGATGCAGCTATTGAAGCCATTAAGGACAGCGTTCCGGCAGGAACCGAAGAAAAGAATATAAAGGCATTCGAGGCAGGATATAATTTAATCTAATAAATAGGTGTTAAAATGAAGTTTTTCGAAAATGTAGCAAAAAAAGTTTTTGCAAGTGAAGGAATTAGAATCTTGGAAGGCCACGTCGTATATTCCCCGGAAGAGGCTGTAGCGGTCTGTTCCGAAATGAACGTGCCTGTTGTCGTCAAGGCACAGGTATTGACCGGTGGAAGAGGCAAAGCCGGCGGTGTAAAATTCGCAGACAACCCTGGTGAAGCCTTAAAGGTCGCAGATGAAATATTGGGAATGGAAATCAAGGGAGAAAAGGTAAGGCATTTGCTTATTGAAGAAAAGGCAGATATCCAAAACGAATATTTCCTAAGCATTTCCATCGACAGGGCAGCAAAAAGGCCATTGATTATGGCAAGTAAAGAGGGTGGTGTTGAAATCGAAAATCTCGCAAAGACAAATCCTGAAAAAATCATCAAGTATTATCCGCAGCCTCTTATCGAATTTCTGCCGTATGAAGCCCGTGAAATAGCACGCAAAATGGATGTGCCTTCAGAACTTATAGGTGCTATGGGTGACGTTATCTGGAAATTATACAACGTCTTTGACAAATACGACTGTGAAATCGCTGAAATCAACCCTCTGGTATTGACTCCAGACGGTCTTATCGCAGCTGACGCTAAAATGGAAGTTGAAAACGATTCTCTATACAGGCATCAGGACCTTGTCAACATGCTTCACTACAAGAAAAAAGCCGTTGATTTCGTTAAACTTGACGGTGACATTGCCGTAATCGGTAACGGAGCAGGATTAACACTTACCGCTATGGATATGATCAAGCTTCACGGCGGAGAGCCTGCAACATTTCTCGATATCGGAGGAGGAGCATCCGAACAGATTATCAATCAGGCATTGAGCATTGTTTTAAACTACGACCCGGTTAAAGTCGTTTTTTTAAACGTTTTAGGTGGTATCACCAAGGCAGATGATGTTGCAAGGGGCGTAATCAAGGCTCTTGAACAGTCAGACAGGGAAATACACATTGTAATCAGACTTACCGGAACTAACGAGGAAGAAGGTCAAAAGCTCCTTGAAGAGGCAGGCATTCCATACGAAATATCAATGGAAGCCGCAGCCAAAAAGGCAGTTGACTTATGCAATGAATTAAAGGCAGAAGAATGAAATTTTTTGCTATTAACGGAAGTCCGAGAAAAACTTGCAGCACCGCAAAGCTGTTGGATAAATCATTGGAAGGAATACAGTCTGTTCTTCCCGAGGCCGAAGTTGAAAGAATAGACTTGTATGATATTCCTTTTAATGGATGCAAGAGCTGCTTTGCGTGCAAAAGAATCAACGGTCGTCATTATGGGCGATGTGTCTATAAAGATGACTTTAAGCCTATTTTAAATGAAATAACTCAAGCTGATGGCGTAATATTGGGTTCTCCGGTTTATTTCGGAGATCTCACCGGCAACATGAGATGCTTTTTGGAACGTTTCATGTTTCCGTTTCTTGCCTACAGCTCTCACGAGACTGTGGAGCACAAAAGAATGCCGTTGGCATGTATCTACACCATGAACGTTTCCAGAGAAGCTTCAATCGAAATGGGGTATAATGACCTTTTTGACAAGTACGAATCTATTCTGGAGGGAATCTTCACCAAACCCGAACACCTCTACGTCCATGAAACCTACCAGTTCAAGGACTATTCCAGATACGTTTCAGACATTTTCGATGAAAAAGAGAGAAAACATATCCTTAAAACCCGCTTTCCGAAAGATTTAAAATCAGCTTTTGAAATCGGTAAAAACATCGCCTTAAAATCTCAAAAATAAATAAAAAAAGTTCTTTAAAGGAAATTAATCCCTTTAAAGATTAGAGTAAACTTTCAAATCCTTTTGTAGCCAACAGCCTTGTGAACGCTCCTTCAGGAGTCATTATAATGTTTCCTTTGGAGTATTGATCTAAAGCTGTTTGAATCATTGTTGTTTTCTTGTTAGGATCTTGTGCAGCCTGTGCCAATGCCTTGACCAGTACCATTACGGCATCTCCACGTGACATTGTTCCCTGAACGTTTTCACTGCCAGGATATCCGTTATATGCATCGTTTTCACGGATAATGTCTTCTGCACTCAGGTTGGTTTCCTCACCGTCCACTACCAGCGGCTTGACTGAATCGATAACTGCATCTATTCCGTCAGTATATACGAGAACGACAGCATCTGACTTCATTCCTGTATTGGCCTCAACAATCTCACTTGCATACCGCATACCGTCCTTGGTACCGTCCCAAAGACAGTCGTGAAGAAGCATGTTTCCGCTAAGGCCGCCAGGCGCCGGCTGCGTAGGGTGAGCTTTTCCTCCAGGATAAACCGGAGTGTAATTTTTCACCTGTCCGTCTTTCAATTCAACCATAAATGCCATATCTACAGCACCGTTAGGCTGTTCGCCCTTATCACTTGCCAGAACAAGGATATTTTTATCTTCATAGGTTAAATCAGGACCTAAGAATAGGGCACCTGCTATAATGGTTAATAATCCAATAAGAATTACGAGAAGAATAGCTATAATCAGTTTCTTTGTTCTTTTCATTATTATCCACATTCCCCTAAATTGAAATTATATTGAAGTATAAAGTTAAATATTATACATTATTATATATGAAATTCTAATTATTTAAAGATTTTTGAACAGTTTTAATTATTCCTTAAAATTGCATATTCAACTAAAAAAGTTATTAATGATGAGTTTAATATATTAAATCAGGTGTAAACAATGCTTATTAATATTGGTGCCGAGTTCGGAACACATTTGGAAACTAGTGAAATTGCTATCGAATTAATAGATATATTAAACAAGATTCCCGAAAAGGAATTCATTCTGGATTTCAAGGATGTCGTATTCATTACCATGAATTTTGCCCAGGCATATTATACTGCAAAACTTGATTCGGATAAGAGAATTTCAGAAATAAACTTCTCAGACAATGTTAAAATGACAATGGGTTCTGCTGATGAGGCAGTTAATCCTTAAATCTTATTTTTTTAATTTACTAGAAATTTCCAGTAAAAGAATTTTCATTCAAGAAGAACCACACGGCTGATTTCGGACTCATTGACTATTTCTCTGCCGCATTCATCGCCAATGGCCTTTGCAAATTCCTTAACTTCATGAAATTCAGGCATGTTTGCCATAGTTAATCTTTCACGTGATGATCCAACAAACATGTATGCCTTCACTTCAACATAATTCGGATCGGCCTTTTCGATAAGCTCTGCATACTTTTCGGGATAAATCATGTTTCTTCCCTTAACGCAGGTGTTTCGTATGCATGTACGTGAGTTAAAACTGGCCATTGTTTCAAGTGATTCATTTAAATTATTCCATGCATCGCTTATTCTTGGTCGGCATAGCTCTTCATAAATTTTACTTGAAGGTGCATCCAAGGAAAGGTACAGCTGGTAAGGGTCGTTTTCGAGATTCCTCAGCCTGTCAACGCACTGGCCGTTGCTCACTACAAATGTTGTGAAATCCCTTCTGTTGAACTCTCCAATCAGTTCATCGATTTTAGGGTATAATGTAGGCTCGCCGGCAAGTGAAATTGCTGCGTTTGTAGGGCTTTTAAGTTCTTCCAGCTTTTTTGGATTTGCCTTGTCATTTCCATAATAGCCACATAAAAGATTGTTTTGAGCTTCAATGGCTCCGTCAACTATGGTTTTAGGGTCATCATACTCCTCATCTTCCCATTCGGTCTGTGTATAGGTCAAATCCCTCCAACAGAATTCGCACTCCTGCTGACAGTTGGGAACTGCAGGAGACATTTGCAGGCATCTGTGGGATTCAATTCCGTAGAATTTCTCCTTATAGCACACCCCCTTATCTACAATACTTTGGCGGGTCCAGTGGCATGTTTTGACTGCCGCATGACCATGCTTGCCTACAAATCTATATCCACTTTTTTCCAGTTGTTCCAGTTGGCTTTTATTGAATGACATAAAATCACTTCTATTTTTAGTTTTGTTAGTATTAGTATTTTATGAACTTGTGTGATTTTTCCAATGTGATATCAATATTACCTTATGTTGAAATTTATTTAATGACTCGTAAGTAAATTATTTAAATGTTTAATTAATTAATAATAATCTATGAATTTGTGGAATAAAAGTCAAGAAATTTCATTCTTTAAAAATTGCCGGAATTTCGCATCGCCGGAGCAGTTGTTTAATGAAACTGGGGACAATCGTTATCTTGCTTATTGGCCGAAAAATTATAATGGCAAAAAAACAACATTGCAGTCTCGCAATACGTTAATAGGAAATTATACGGAAAAATGGGTTGCGGATTTATTTAAAGAATTAATTAATGAAAAGGATTTGCACGTAGTGCAGCAGGCACAAATTCCCGCCATTGGAATTTCCTCTAATTCACCGGCTGACGTAGTCATTGCCAGTAGAAATAAGAAAGTATTAAGACCTGAAGATGTAAAAATTATATTTGAAGTCAAAATGTCTATCGTATGGAATTGGGAGTACAATATCGCTACGAGATCTTTAACGGAAATCGGCGATTACCGTTCACATAAGGGAAAACCGAGTTTCACACGTTCTGATTCAATTTTAAAGGCGATTGGTAAATGCATTGACATTAGAGTATCAAATCTAAGTGCATCTAAAATTCCATTGATTGTTCTGGGAAATGCTCCAATGTCAAACGGATTCTGCAAAAAGGCAGACCATTTGAAAAGTGCAGGCATTATACAGGGGTTCTGGTCATTAAATCCTTTTCCGTTAAATCATGGAAATACTCGTAAAATTACTCCTAAATGTGGTTTCATACGTTTTGATAGCGTTAATGAGCTAAAATCAAATTTAGACAATATCTTTGAAGAAAATCTTAATTTCTTTTCAGGTATGGAAAACCCGGCTCAATTGGGTAAGTTAATTGAAACGGCCAATAAAGAAAATACTTATCAAGACAAGGGTTTGAAATTTTTAAATTTAATTAACAGGTCTTAAAATGTACAGAAAAACAAAAACCACTTCATTTGGATCTCTTGTAAGGGAAAGCCATGACTCCAGACAATTCTATTCATCAAAACTCTTCAGTGATTTCGATATTCCAAAAAATGTTGAATATAATGAAACGAAAATTCCAGATAATAATTTGGACAAATTATACGCCAAATCAAGCGAATCCATGGATGAGATTCCCAACAATTCCGTGCACCTGATGATTACTTCGCCTCCGTACAATGTGGGAAAGGAATATGACAACGACCTGACTCTGGAAGAATACGAGGAATTATTAACTTCGGTTTTTAGGGAAACATATAAAAAATTGGTCACGGGAGGGCGTGCATGCATTAACATCGCCAATATTGGAAGAAAGCCCTATATTCCCCTCCATTCATTGGTAATCAATATCATGCTTGATTTAAACTTTTTGATGCGCGGTGAGATAATCTGGGACAAGTCTGCAAGTGCCGGAGGCTCCTGTGCATGGGGAAGCTGGATGTCAGCCTCAAACCCGGTTTTAAGGGACTATCATGAGTATATTCTTGTTTTTTCAAAGGAATCCTATTCCAAAAACCCGTCACAGGAAAAGATTGACACTATCTCAAAGGAGGATTTCATTGAATGGACCAAAAGCGTATGGACATTTCCCGCCGTTAATGCAAAGCGAATCGGCCATCCGGCACCATTTCCGGTCGAACTGCCTCACAGATTAATCAATCTCTATAGCTATGAGGGGGATATTGTTTTAGACCCGTTCTGCGGAAGCGGAACCACATGCCTTGCAGCACTTCAAAACAACAGGCACTATATCGGCTATGACATTAATGGGGATTATATCGACTTGTCTGAAAAGCGGATTTCTAATCATAAGTCTTTTTAATAATGTCAATCAAATATATAATATAATAAATCGATAATGGGGATATTATGAATACGCCAATTGTGATATTGAATTATAAAACTTATTTGGAATCAAGTGGTTTAAATGCATTAAATCTCGCATATGATTTGGAGAGTGCTGCAGCGGAGTCTGGCATTACAATGGTGGCCGTTCCGCAGGCTGCAGATATTCACAGGATTTATGATGACACTTCACTTCCTATCTATGCCCAGCACATTGATCCTATCTCTCCAGGTGGCCACACGGGCGGAAATCTAATTGATACTTTAGTTGAAGCCGGAATCTCAGGTTCCCTAATCAATCACTCCGAAAAGAGGATGCAGCTTGCAGATATAGATGAGATAATCCAGCAATGCAAACAACATGAAATCGAATCCTGTGTCTGCACAAACAACATCGCAACCAGCATGGCCGTTGCAAGCCTTAATCCTGATGCTGTTGCAGTTGAGCCTCCTGAACTTATCGGAACGGGCATACCTGTTTCTCAAGCCCAGCCTGAAGTTGTTGAAGACAGTGTTAAAGGCGTAAAAGCAATCAATAAGGACGTTAAGGTCTTGTGTGGTGCAGGAATCACCAACGGTGATGATATGAAGGCAGCCATCGATTTGGGTGCTGACGGTGTATTGCTTGCATCAGGAATCATTAAAGCCGAAAGTCCAAAAGACGCTTTGCTTGACCTTGTAAGTAAATTATAAAGTGTGAGAGTATGTCTGGGAATTTTAATACAATAGATGATTTTGATATTGAAGATAAAACCGTACTTGTTCGTATTGACGTTAATTCTCCGGTAGATCCTGGTTCTGGAATCATTTTGGATGATACAAGATTAAAACTCCATGCCCAAACCATAAAGGAATTGGCCAAAAAAGGAGCTAAAGTTGTTCTTCTCGCTCACCAAAGCCGTCCGGGCAAAAAGGACTTCACTACATTGGCCCAGCATGCGGATGCCCTATCAGACATCCTTAACTTAAGGGTAAAGTATGTCGATTCTATTTTTTCATCATCCGCAAAGGCAGCCATTCGCGATTTGAAGGCTCATGAAATCCTTCTTCTTGAAAACGTAAGGTTCTTTTCAGAGGAAACCCTTTCAAGGTCTCCTTTAGAGCAGTCAAAAACCATTTTGGTACAGGAACTCACTCCATTAATTGATATTTTCATTAATGATGCGTTCGCAGCCGCTCACCGTTCACAGGCATCACTTGTTGGCTTTACTGTCAATACCCCATCAGCGGCCGGTCGTGTAATGGAAAAGGAACTGACAGTCATTCAGGACGCTCTGGATAACGTCCAGCATCCTTGCGTATTCCTTCTTGGTGGAATGAAACCTGACGATTCCATTGACGTTATGGAAAACGTATTGAGCAACGGTACTGCAGATTCAATATTGACAACGGGTATTGTGGCAAATATCGTACTGTGGGCTGCAGGTGTTGACATAG is drawn from Methanobrevibacter millerae and contains these coding sequences:
- a CDS encoding 2-oxoacid:acceptor oxidoreductase subunit alpha, whose amino-acid sequence is MSEEFFIQGNEACAKGAIKAGCRFFAGYPITPSTEVAETLARELPKVGGSFVQMEDEIASAGAIIGGSWGGAKSMTATSGPGISLMQENIGYAFITETPIVVVDVQRGSPSTGQPTMAAQGDMMQARWGSHGDYEPIALSPSSVQEFFDFTIKAFNLAEEYRTPVFVMADEIIGHMREKITVEDEIEIVARKMPEDKDNYLPFKNVENGTNPMPAFGQGFNIHVTGLTHDERGYPDTNDPETHHNLVQRLCDKILNNRDKICSVQSESCEDADVIILSYGAPVRSAVEAVQKARAEGKKLGYIKLDTPWPFPEEQVRELASNASDVYVVELNLGQMYYEVERVLDSNVNVHLIGKIGGPMPTPDEILSRIDEMGGN
- a CDS encoding 2-oxoacid:ferredoxin oxidoreductase subunit beta translates to MSAENKFTPYMRKDRLPHIFCPGCGNGAIMNAFLRAMEKAEMDFDNIAMVSGIGCSSRIPGYMNCDSLHTTHGRALSFATGLKTANKNLDVVVFTGDGDCASIGGNHLIHAARRNINLTVICINNNIYGMTGGQISPTSPKGSFGTTAPYGNMDAPFNLAELVAAAGASYSARWTTIQIESLVTAIKDGLKNPGFSFIEVATQCPTYYGRKNKLRTPTAMAVTLKMNTVFKSAAERMRPQELEGKIVVGEFANRQKDEFTENIERISIEKFGKKTLINSAYEEEL
- a CDS encoding 2-oxoacid:ferredoxin oxidoreductase subunit gamma, yielding MRSEIRIGGFGGQGVILAGIILGKAASIFDKNEAVQTQSYGPEARGGASKCEVVVSDAKIEYPKVQSPDILVAMSNEALIKYIVDLKDEGTLIVDPGTTDIEDVREFIDEHNIKVYEAPATKTANDEIGLKIVANIVMVGAITKITGIISQDAAIEAIKDSVPAGTEEKNIKAFEAGYNLI
- the sucC gene encoding ADP-forming succinate--CoA ligase subunit beta, encoding MKFFENVAKKVFASEGIRILEGHVVYSPEEAVAVCSEMNVPVVVKAQVLTGGRGKAGGVKFADNPGEALKVADEILGMEIKGEKVRHLLIEEKADIQNEYFLSISIDRAAKRPLIMASKEGGVEIENLAKTNPEKIIKYYPQPLIEFLPYEAREIARKMDVPSELIGAMGDVIWKLYNVFDKYDCEIAEINPLVLTPDGLIAADAKMEVENDSLYRHQDLVNMLHYKKKAVDFVKLDGDIAVIGNGAGLTLTAMDMIKLHGGEPATFLDIGGGASEQIINQALSIVLNYDPVKVVFLNVLGGITKADDVARGVIKALEQSDREIHIVIRLTGTNEEEGQKLLEEAGIPYEISMEAAAKKAVDLCNELKAEE
- a CDS encoding flavodoxin family protein — protein: MKFFAINGSPRKTCSTAKLLDKSLEGIQSVLPEAEVERIDLYDIPFNGCKSCFACKRINGRHYGRCVYKDDFKPILNEITQADGVILGSPVYFGDLTGNMRCFLERFMFPFLAYSSHETVEHKRMPLACIYTMNVSREASIEMGYNDLFDKYESILEGIFTKPEHLYVHETYQFKDYSRYVSDIFDEKERKHILKTRFPKDLKSAFEIGKNIALKSQK
- a CDS encoding DUF4012 domain-containing protein is translated as MKRTKKLIIAILLVILIGLLTIIAGALFLGPDLTYEDKNILVLASDKGEQPNGAVDMAFMVELKDGQVKNYTPVYPGGKAHPTQPAPGGLSGNMLLHDCLWDGTKDGMRYASEIVEANTGMKSDAVVLVYTDGIDAVIDSVKPLVVDGEETNLSAEDIIRENDAYNGYPGSENVQGTMSRGDAVMVLVKALAQAAQDPNKKTTMIQTALDQYSKGNIIMTPEGAFTRLLATKGFESLL
- the twy1 gene encoding 4-demethylwyosine synthase TYW1, whose product is MSFNKSQLEQLEKSGYRFVGKHGHAAVKTCHWTRQSIVDKGVCYKEKFYGIESHRCLQMSPAVPNCQQECEFCWRDLTYTQTEWEDEEYDDPKTIVDGAIEAQNNLLCGYYGNDKANPKKLEELKSPTNAAISLAGEPTLYPKIDELIGEFNRRDFTTFVVSNGQCVDRLRNLENDPYQLYLSLDAPSSKIYEELCRPRISDAWNNLNESLETMASFNSRTCIRNTCVKGRNMIYPEKYAELIEKADPNYVEVKAYMFVGSSRERLTMANMPEFHEVKEFAKAIGDECGREIVNESEISRVVLLE
- a CDS encoding DNA-methyltransferase, whose protein sequence is MYRKTKTTSFGSLVRESHDSRQFYSSKLFSDFDIPKNVEYNETKIPDNNLDKLYAKSSESMDEIPNNSVHLMITSPPYNVGKEYDNDLTLEEYEELLTSVFRETYKKLVTGGRACINIANIGRKPYIPLHSLVINIMLDLNFLMRGEIIWDKSASAGGSCAWGSWMSASNPVLRDYHEYILVFSKESYSKNPSQEKIDTISKEDFIEWTKSVWTFPAVNAKRIGHPAPFPVELPHRLINLYSYEGDIVLDPFCGSGTTCLAALQNNRHYIGYDINGDYIDLSEKRISNHKSF
- the tpiA gene encoding triose-phosphate isomerase, producing the protein MNTPIVILNYKTYLESSGLNALNLAYDLESAAAESGITMVAVPQAADIHRIYDDTSLPIYAQHIDPISPGGHTGGNLIDTLVEAGISGSLINHSEKRMQLADIDEIIQQCKQHEIESCVCTNNIATSMAVASLNPDAVAVEPPELIGTGIPVSQAQPEVVEDSVKGVKAINKDVKVLCGAGITNGDDMKAAIDLGADGVLLASGIIKAESPKDALLDLVSKL
- a CDS encoding phosphoglycerate kinase — encoded protein: MSGNFNTIDDFDIEDKTVLVRIDVNSPVDPGSGIILDDTRLKLHAQTIKELAKKGAKVVLLAHQSRPGKKDFTTLAQHADALSDILNLRVKYVDSIFSSSAKAAIRDLKAHEILLLENVRFFSEETLSRSPLEQSKTILVQELTPLIDIFINDAFAAAHRSQASLVGFTVNTPSAAGRVMEKELTVIQDALDNVQHPCVFLLGGMKPDDSIDVMENVLSNGTADSILTTGIVANIVLWAAGVDIGEVNRDFIASRGYADMVEKSKELIERFGDKVKYPLDIAIDRDGQRVDIDCGEIPNESIFDIGVKTIDAYATEIRNAKTIFANGPAGVFEDPKFAMGTEDLVNAIASSDGFSLIGGGHIAAATAGLGCEDQMSHVSSGGGACISMLAGKKLAAVEALKNSKD